The window GCACTCTGCGCCTCTCTCCCGGCCTCTTTACGACAGACGGGGAACTGAATGAATTTATGACAACCTTGAAGGAGTACATATGGCAAACCCGGAAAAATTAAGCGGGTATTCCCGATTTTCAGGATGTGGAGCCAAACTGGGGCCTGCTCTGCTGGATAAGGCACTCTGTGGACTGACTCAACCCCGCAGGCCCGAGGTCCTGGCAGATTTTTCCGGCAGCGAAGACGCCGGAGTCTACCGCATCAGCGATGATATCGCCCTTGTTCAGACCATTGATTTTTTTCCCCCCATCGTAGATGACTCCCGTCTCTTCGGTGAAATCGCCGCCGCCAATGCCCTGTCGGATATTTATGCCATGGGGGGCCGGCCGGTGAGTGCGGTGAATGTGCTGTGCTATCCCGATGAAGACCTTCCTCTGGAGTACCTGAAGAATATCATGGAAGGAGCGCTATCCAAGCTGATCGAAGCGGAAACCGCCCTATTGGGGGGTCACAGCGTCAGCGACAGGGAGCTCAAATTCGGGTTTTCCGTGAATGGCCTGATTCATCCGGATAAGATCATCCGGAACAATACTCTCAGAAACAAGGATATTCTCATCTTGACCAAGCCTCTGGGTACAGGGACGATCAACACGGCGATGAAGGCAGAGATGGCCTCTCCACAATCGGTCAAAGCCTCGGGACAGAGCATGAGAATGCTGAACAAAAAAGCCTCTGAGTTGATGAAGCAGTACAATGTTTCCGCCTGTACGGATGTGACAGGCTTCGGTCTGGCCGGTCATGCCGCCGAGATGGCAATGGGCAGCGGGATGGATCTGCACTTCTTTATTCACGAACTGCCCCTCCTCCCGGAAGTCATGGATTATTTAAGTATGGGCCTGGTCCCGGAAGGAACCTACCGGAACAGGGAGTTCCGTCTGTCCCGGATCAAAAATCCGGAAGCCGTATCCCCGGAGGTCATGGACCTCATCTTTGATCCTCAAACCTCGGGAGGACTGCTGATCGCTCTTCCCGGGAAGGATGGACTGCCCTTTCTGGAGGAATGCCGAAAATGCGGTATGGAGGCCTCAATCGTAGGAAGAGCGGAAGAAGGAACAGAAAGGTTAGTATTGAATGCATGAGTTTTTGTTCACCTTTCAATCGACCCACCAGGCGTTAAAGGGTGAAAAATATCTAAAGAGTTTAAAGCATAGGATAAAATTGATTCCCACTCCCTTTGAAATATTCGCCGAGTGCGGTTTCAGTCTGGAAGTGCATCTGGAAGAGGAAAAATGGGAAGAAATCAGTAAAGATCCAAAATGGAGCTTTGCCGAATGTTATCTGATACTGCAGGAAAACGGAGGGAAGAGACATTATGAAAGAGTATAAACTGGACGCCAGGGGACTGGACTGCCCGAAGCCTCTCCTGAGAACAAAACAAGTCATAAGCGACCAGAAATTTGACAGACTGACTGTCCTGGTCGGCAATGAACCTGCCAGAGAGAATATCATGCGCTTCCTCAAACATATGAAATTTCAGGATATCCACTGGGAAACAACCGGCGTGGAAGGAGAGTTCTCCATCAGCTCTGTCCCGGGATTGGCTAACCAGGAAAATTCTGTTCCGGAAACAGAAAAAGCAGAAATACCGCCCATCATCCCGGCAACTGGAGGTGGAAATACGGTTCTCATAGCAAGCGAAAGAATCGGCATGGGGAAAAAAGATTTGGGAGGCCTCCTGATGAAGGGTTATATCTACACCCTCACCCAGATAGAGATTCCTCCGGCTTACCTGATTTTTATGAATACAGGAGTCAATCTGACCCTCGATGATTCAGAGAGCCTGGAAGACCTGAGAGTCCTGGAAGGCCGGGGAGTCTCCCTCCTTGTCTGCGGCACATGCCTTGACTACTTGAATGCGGGAGACAGGTTACAGATCGGGCAGATTTCAAACATGTACGAGATTGCCGAGAGATTACACAGCAACACAGGAGTCCTTACGTTT of the Oceanispirochaeta sp. genome contains:
- the selD gene encoding selenide, water dikinase SelD → MANPEKLSGYSRFSGCGAKLGPALLDKALCGLTQPRRPEVLADFSGSEDAGVYRISDDIALVQTIDFFPPIVDDSRLFGEIAAANALSDIYAMGGRPVSAVNVLCYPDEDLPLEYLKNIMEGALSKLIEAETALLGGHSVSDRELKFGFSVNGLIHPDKIIRNNTLRNKDILILTKPLGTGTINTAMKAEMASPQSVKASGQSMRMLNKKASELMKQYNVSACTDVTGFGLAGHAAEMAMGSGMDLHFFIHELPLLPEVMDYLSMGLVPEGTYRNREFRLSRIKNPEAVSPEVMDLIFDPQTSGGLLIALPGKDGLPFLEECRKCGMEASIVGRAEEGTERLVLNA
- a CDS encoding DUF3343 domain-containing protein gives rise to the protein MHEFLFTFQSTHQALKGEKYLKSLKHRIKLIPTPFEIFAECGFSLEVHLEEEKWEEISKDPKWSFAECYLILQENGGKRHYERV
- the yedF gene encoding sulfurtransferase-like selenium metabolism protein YedF; its protein translation is MKEYKLDARGLDCPKPLLRTKQVISDQKFDRLTVLVGNEPARENIMRFLKHMKFQDIHWETTGVEGEFSISSVPGLANQENSVPETEKAEIPPIIPATGGGNTVLIASERIGMGKKDLGGLLMKGYIYTLTQIEIPPAYLIFMNTGVNLTLDDSESLEDLRVLEGRGVSLLVCGTCLDYLNAGDRLQIGQISNMYEIAERLHSNTGVLTFT